One genomic region from Halorussus rarus encodes:
- a CDS encoding TIR domain-containing protein: MTTRRVFISYEGSDRMKAKGFRLLRWNKNVDVEFQDRHLLDPVDSTNRGYIQQCIRDEIKGTSTTVVLVGENTKDSDWVDYEIERSLKDGNGLVAIKVDDNITDEDVPDKLKENGAEIVDWNPDEFADAIDRAASQRSKVGESTVRGRAGAGCGRS; the protein is encoded by the coding sequence ATGACCACCCGTCGAGTCTTTATTAGTTACGAAGGAAGCGATCGGATGAAAGCAAAGGGCTTCCGGCTGCTTCGATGGAACAAAAACGTCGATGTTGAGTTCCAGGACCGACACCTTCTGGATCCTGTTGACAGCACGAACAGAGGGTACATCCAGCAGTGTATCCGGGATGAGATCAAGGGAACCTCCACTACGGTGGTCTTAGTAGGCGAGAACACGAAGGACAGCGACTGGGTGGACTACGAGATCGAACGGTCACTGAAAGACGGGAATGGTCTGGTGGCTATCAAGGTGGATGACAACATCACTGATGAGGACGTGCCTGACAAATTGAAAGAGAACGGTGCAGAAATTGTCGATTGGAATCCGGACGAGTTCGCTGATGCAATCGACAGGGCAGCGAGCCAGAGGAGCAAGGTCGGTGAGTCTACCGTTAGAGGACGTGCAGGTGCCGGCTGCGGACGATCTTAA
- a CDS encoding DUF7386 family protein gives MTTDRTTLRLSDDRKRLLDQASTIVASDPTDDPPMSDVIDAALTHLIESHENIEDVRDQYPAKQVKQCCNTSVLRLRYRTSIESKWR, from the coding sequence ATGACGACTGACCGCACTACTCTCCGACTCAGCGACGACCGGAAGCGGCTGCTTGACCAGGCGAGCACGATCGTAGCCTCCGACCCGACGGACGACCCGCCGATGTCGGACGTCATTGATGCCGCACTGACGCACCTTATCGAGTCACATGAGAACATAGAGGATGTCCGCGATCAGTACCCGGCGAAGCAGGTTAAACAGTGCTGTAACACGTCTGTGCTTAGATTGCGATACCGAACGTCCATCGAGTCGAAGTGGCGGTAG
- a CDS encoding DUF499 domain-containing protein gives MAQTGSLSNTLEDTVTLSRELREEGQIDGQVKLYNVDDDDEFESDAELFFERTLMTQGLREALSILRDSLTGDDPRGTHILYGPYGSGKSHQMVALYHCFDDPDAAGTWASDSVEGFDTALPESATPVTVAMQNEQYEYLWEPFFEALDYDPGTFSSGGYPDMQTIQEAVGDDTVAFFVDELEDWFDTLQGDRKSANKAFLQSLLESTALSDLELYTIVSVLREGSEVHDILNREQAVEVNMNNQVDKREVLRHRLIDSVNENAAREIVNGYYDAYDQSDHVSIPDDLLSEMHDLYPFHPVLLDALETRYYADEDNQNTRGMIYLFSKVLLEMQDQTDLITHGDIDAIEFEDELAKINYERLNAATGDIKSRIDEDDVPHGRRILNTILLYSLKPSEGEGAEVSEIVMGAYQTGDLVSDVVLNLERLHGVAWHLHKLNGKYAIRDRQNPNALIRNAAVDVSETSAKAEVADFITDIFGSNAHPVGFRTNDMQDIPDDREVKVVVKDDQWTNEEVEKVITNDGRGREWRNTLVFVQPSGDKAIESGTRYIDKARYIEGARQVLADESLDDEIRTSIQGMREQEENELREELQLLYGEVLDGNDLLNDWEQMTPMELDVYVHDEAELNASNIADSASADPFDLQSHVWEIAEDLLERRGEISVEDIYEQFLRDPDLPIPGSANDVLNATVKALSDKPVLARDTGGFRDDLSGSSLDTVLVQQDDVDVWGVDDVEQELRQRFGSGTTALDIGDFELELVEDGEIWIDGDSHDVVMRAIGRLAREEQYVIVKGNEILDKPQSDATVRDVGGAEVVGASSLVDRIETHIDDDGYANLDTIIGEIRAEESMFLPPDETESVAREAVNEFLVDDYVLEAGGRYLGSLGDRDPTTVKIVPTVPERIGDQILEYIEDLEPGDQFTVNKVTDRFDSSVTEYMVRTYLLENIGKDEEPEYVVNTTGSEKASDWVPGYPFRKADTEIPTWRFEYNGDDVAAMRSKWRNNHQTGSVDYGDVTFMLPDREGVPGALQGTADVERTQVSLTLRSGQDYTKVQDLFERMPEEASSLKIEITFQK, from the coding sequence ATGGCACAGACAGGATCCTTGTCGAACACCCTCGAAGACACGGTAACTCTCAGCCGTGAGCTTCGGGAAGAGGGGCAGATCGATGGCCAGGTGAAGCTCTACAACGTGGATGACGATGACGAGTTCGAGTCAGACGCGGAACTCTTCTTCGAGCGAACCCTGATGACCCAGGGGCTCCGTGAGGCGCTTTCGATTCTCCGTGATTCGCTCACGGGCGATGACCCGCGTGGGACGCACATCCTCTACGGTCCGTACGGCAGTGGGAAGTCCCACCAGATGGTGGCGCTGTACCACTGCTTCGACGACCCCGACGCAGCAGGTACGTGGGCAAGCGACTCGGTCGAAGGCTTCGACACGGCACTTCCCGAGTCGGCGACGCCGGTCACAGTCGCTATGCAGAACGAGCAGTATGAGTATCTCTGGGAACCGTTCTTCGAGGCGCTCGATTACGATCCTGGAACGTTCAGTTCGGGCGGGTATCCCGATATGCAGACGATTCAGGAGGCCGTCGGCGACGACACGGTCGCGTTCTTCGTGGACGAACTGGAGGACTGGTTCGATACACTCCAGGGCGACCGGAAAAGTGCGAACAAAGCCTTCCTCCAGTCGCTCCTCGAATCGACGGCGCTCTCCGATCTCGAACTATACACTATCGTCTCTGTCCTCCGTGAGGGCTCCGAGGTCCACGACATCCTGAACCGGGAACAGGCGGTCGAGGTCAACATGAATAATCAGGTGGACAAACGCGAGGTCCTGCGTCACCGCCTGATCGATTCAGTGAACGAGAACGCCGCCCGCGAAATCGTCAATGGGTACTACGACGCGTACGACCAGTCGGATCACGTCTCCATTCCCGATGATCTGCTGTCGGAGATGCACGATCTGTATCCGTTCCATCCCGTGCTTTTGGACGCGCTTGAGACGCGGTACTACGCTGACGAAGATAACCAGAACACGCGGGGGATGATCTACCTCTTCTCGAAGGTTCTCTTGGAGATGCAGGATCAGACGGATCTGATCACGCACGGTGATATCGACGCTATCGAGTTTGAGGACGAGCTGGCGAAGATCAACTACGAGCGGTTGAACGCGGCGACGGGCGACATCAAAAGCCGCATCGATGAAGACGATGTTCCCCACGGCCGACGTATTCTGAACACGATCCTCCTGTACTCGCTGAAGCCGAGCGAGGGCGAGGGCGCGGAGGTCTCGGAGATCGTCATGGGTGCCTACCAGACTGGCGATCTTGTCTCCGACGTTGTCCTCAATCTCGAACGTCTCCACGGTGTCGCGTGGCATCTCCACAAGCTGAACGGGAAGTACGCGATCCGCGACCGGCAGAACCCGAACGCGCTCATCCGGAACGCGGCCGTGGACGTCTCCGAGACGTCGGCGAAGGCTGAAGTCGCGGACTTCATCACCGATATTTTCGGGTCGAACGCGCATCCGGTCGGATTCCGGACGAACGATATGCAGGACATCCCGGACGACCGCGAGGTCAAGGTCGTCGTGAAGGACGACCAGTGGACGAACGAGGAAGTCGAGAAGGTCATCACGAACGACGGGCGTGGCCGGGAGTGGCGTAACACGCTCGTGTTCGTCCAACCCTCGGGCGACAAAGCCATCGAGTCGGGGACACGGTACATCGATAAGGCGCGGTACATCGAGGGCGCACGGCAGGTACTCGCCGACGAATCCCTCGATGACGAAATTCGGACGTCGATCCAGGGAATGCGGGAGCAGGAGGAGAATGAACTCCGTGAAGAACTCCAACTCCTGTACGGTGAGGTGCTTGACGGGAACGATCTGCTCAACGACTGGGAGCAGATGACGCCAATGGAACTTGACGTGTACGTTCACGACGAGGCAGAGCTGAATGCCTCGAACATCGCGGACTCAGCGTCCGCAGATCCATTCGACCTCCAGTCGCACGTCTGGGAGATCGCTGAAGATCTCTTAGAACGTCGCGGAGAGATCTCGGTAGAAGATATCTACGAGCAGTTCCTCCGCGACCCGGACCTTCCGATCCCTGGCAGTGCGAACGACGTCCTAAATGCGACTGTCAAAGCGCTCTCGGACAAACCGGTGCTCGCCCGTGACACTGGAGGGTTCCGCGATGATCTCTCCGGGAGTTCGCTGGACACCGTCCTCGTCCAGCAAGACGACGTGGACGTGTGGGGTGTCGATGATGTCGAGCAGGAACTGCGTCAGCGGTTCGGGAGCGGAACGACCGCCCTCGATATCGGTGACTTCGAACTGGAACTCGTCGAAGACGGCGAGATCTGGATCGACGGCGACAGCCACGACGTCGTGATGCGGGCCATCGGTCGGCTCGCTCGTGAGGAGCAGTACGTCATCGTCAAAGGGAACGAGATCCTCGATAAGCCCCAATCCGACGCGACGGTCCGCGACGTCGGCGGTGCGGAGGTCGTCGGTGCATCGTCTCTCGTAGACCGCATCGAGACGCACATCGACGACGACGGTTACGCGAACCTCGACACGATCATCGGCGAAATCCGTGCCGAGGAGTCGATGTTTCTGCCGCCGGACGAGACCGAGTCCGTCGCCCGCGAGGCGGTTAACGAATTCCTCGTAGACGACTACGTCTTGGAAGCTGGCGGTCGTTACCTCGGATCGCTGGGAGACCGTGACCCGACGACGGTAAAGATCGTTCCGACCGTTCCCGAGCGGATCGGCGACCAGATCCTGGAGTACATCGAGGATCTGGAACCCGGAGACCAGTTCACGGTGAACAAGGTCACAGATCGGTTCGACAGCAGTGTTACCGAGTATATGGTGCGGACGTACCTGCTGGAGAACATCGGGAAGGACGAAGAGCCCGAGTACGTCGTCAACACGACCGGTTCGGAGAAAGCCTCCGACTGGGTCCCTGGGTACCCGTTCCGGAAGGCAGACACAGAGATTCCCACGTGGCGCTTCGAGTACAACGGCGACGACGTTGCCGCGATGCGGAGCAAGTGGCGGAATAACCACCAGACAGGAAGTGTCGATTACGGCGACGTCACATTCATGTTACCAGACCGGGAGGGTGTTCCCGGCGCTCTTCAGGGGACCGCCGACGTCGAGCGGACGCAAGTCAGCCTGACGCTGCGATCCGGACAGGACTACACGAAGGTCCAAGACCTGTTCGAGCGGATGCCCGAGGAGGCGTCAAGCCTGAAGATCGAGATCACCTTCCAGAAGTAA
- a CDS encoding DEAD/DEAH box helicase: MGSYDLVDVEVTHESADDFLDSLSEDGAEEDHLQSIQAVRLQAGQPDSELRSLKELDENSVKLLEHQVDAAYRALFEMDGKALLADEVGLGKTIEVGMILKEMHFRETDESVLILTPAQLAKQWQAELREKFGLEFVCNYDDEFEDFDAHDYIIASIDTAKSERHRQTVLDRDWDVLVLDEAHYVKNEETDRYDLIDRLSYNYAFFLTATPIQNELTDLYNVVSLLRPGLFGTRDVFHQYFVNSNQETLVNRDELQDRLNKVMIRNRREDTDIDFTDRTIDTRTFDPTPKERELYQAVSDYVKGAYSQDQGQKLVLMLLQKEVVSSPVALKETIEKRLYEQSELTHADELESILDLIEEIDTVTKQERLLDIVEEARDTVEMGRVIVFTQFRATQRQVLDRLASEGYTVHAFHGGHSSSEKEQIVEDFEEEGGILVSTDAMSEGRNLQFCNIMVNLDLPWNPMRVEQRIGRVHRIGQKRNVFIFNMALKDTVEEYVLERLYHKIDLFQQSVGELSSILSRLEESGTSFEDQIFDRLVNAGSEVDLENDFDAMAVDLQEQRELADKLEEFNNGVFEGFDLGESDD, encoded by the coding sequence ATGGGAAGTTACGACCTCGTTGATGTTGAGGTCACACACGAGTCTGCGGACGATTTTCTCGATTCATTGTCTGAGGATGGTGCAGAGGAGGATCATTTACAGAGCATCCAAGCTGTTCGTCTCCAAGCGGGCCAGCCGGACTCCGAACTTCGCTCGCTGAAAGAGTTGGACGAAAACTCCGTCAAGCTACTGGAACATCAGGTGGATGCAGCCTATCGGGCTCTCTTCGAAATGGACGGGAAGGCCCTTCTCGCTGACGAGGTCGGGCTCGGGAAGACCATCGAAGTTGGGATGATTCTCAAGGAGATGCACTTTCGAGAGACGGACGAGTCAGTCCTCATCCTCACGCCTGCGCAGCTGGCGAAACAGTGGCAGGCTGAACTCCGGGAGAAGTTCGGCCTTGAATTCGTCTGCAACTACGACGATGAATTCGAGGACTTCGACGCGCATGACTACATCATTGCGAGCATCGACACCGCGAAGAGTGAGAGGCACCGCCAGACGGTTCTCGACCGTGACTGGGACGTTCTGGTTCTTGACGAGGCGCACTACGTCAAGAACGAAGAGACGGATCGATACGACTTGATCGACCGACTTTCGTATAATTACGCGTTCTTCCTCACGGCGACGCCGATCCAGAATGAACTGACGGACCTGTATAACGTCGTCTCGCTTCTCCGTCCCGGACTGTTCGGCACACGCGACGTCTTCCACCAGTACTTCGTGAACAGCAATCAGGAGACGTTGGTGAACCGGGACGAGCTACAGGACCGGTTGAACAAGGTGATGATTCGGAACCGGCGAGAGGATACGGATATCGACTTCACGGACCGAACCATCGATACACGGACATTCGATCCGACTCCGAAGGAACGTGAACTCTACCAGGCAGTCTCTGACTACGTCAAGGGTGCCTACAGCCAGGATCAGGGTCAGAAGCTCGTGTTGATGCTCCTTCAGAAGGAAGTCGTTAGCAGTCCCGTAGCGCTCAAGGAAACAATCGAGAAACGACTCTATGAGCAGTCTGAACTCACCCACGCGGACGAACTAGAGTCAATTCTGGATCTGATCGAAGAGATTGATACAGTAACGAAACAGGAGCGCCTTCTGGATATCGTCGAAGAAGCTCGTGACACCGTCGAAATGGGGCGTGTGATCGTCTTCACCCAGTTTCGGGCGACTCAACGCCAAGTACTTGATCGCCTCGCCTCAGAAGGGTATACCGTCCACGCGTTCCACGGTGGACACTCCAGTAGTGAAAAGGAACAGATCGTGGAGGACTTCGAGGAAGAAGGTGGAATCCTTGTTTCAACCGATGCAATGAGTGAAGGTCGCAACCTTCAATTTTGTAACATAATGGTGAACCTGGATTTACCGTGGAATCCAATGCGCGTCGAACAGCGAATTGGACGTGTTCACCGGATCGGACAGAAACGAAACGTCTTCATTTTCAACATGGCGCTAAAGGACACTGTTGAAGAATACGTACTGGAGCGGCTCTACCACAAAATCGACCTGTTCCAACAGAGCGTGGGCGAGCTAAGTTCAATTTTGAGTCGGTTAGAAGAGTCCGGTACGAGCTTTGAAGATCAGATTTTCGACCGACTGGTTAATGCTGGTTCAGAGGTCGATCTGGAGAACGATTTCGATGCGATGGCCGTTGATCTGCAGGAACAACGTGAACTTGCGGATAAACTGGAGGAGTTCAACAACGGAGTCTTCGAAGGATTCGACCTGGGGGAAAGCGATGACTGA
- a CDS encoding DUF4231 domain-containing protein gives MVENFDEFYEEFYEPQFEWYDTKAISNKKYHRWMKISQIALAALLPVAVTLFPVTSSTFWQNTIIIASVLLIILEALESYLNYQKKWMNYRTTAEGLRREEQMFKTGTKEYEGAENPEKMFVERVMALTSQENRYWEITTRKAQEA, from the coding sequence ATGGTAGAGAACTTCGACGAATTCTACGAAGAATTCTATGAGCCACAATTCGAGTGGTACGATACAAAGGCAATCAGCAACAAGAAGTATCACCGATGGATGAAGATATCCCAGATTGCTTTAGCTGCGCTTCTTCCCGTTGCCGTCACGTTGTTCCCGGTAACTTCCAGCACGTTTTGGCAGAATACCATCATCATCGCCTCTGTTCTACTTATCATCCTCGAAGCCCTCGAATCGTACCTGAACTATCAGAAGAAGTGGATGAACTATCGGACCACCGCTGAAGGGCTTCGACGGGAAGAGCAGATGTTCAAAACCGGGACAAAGGAATACGAGGGCGCGGAGAATCCCGAGAAGATGTTTGTCGAGCGGGTGATGGCGCTCACGAGTCAGGAGAATCGGTACTGGGAGATTACTACGCGAAAAGCACAAGAGGCCTAG
- a CDS encoding DUF6414 family protein, giving the protein MNPEVGKTMPDMPMWVPSFLKSEDEDEDELPLREFIYLDEVSVVSLLASLTREVTEARTDIDMTENRKRWRFRLKAALSHLPVVGGGSASRETVSVDRDTEEVVRRSQIESKFDELYAETSPHLQLTEKDTKSGFPASNLSKGGLLEVDVEFSGHELFHYYKAFQYLIDVAEDAEYEFDDQEKQAIELMGSLFGDQIPVVGELENYVLVDGAIQEKDENVDVEDAESIWIAGTLDPEMLWQEPSQFLYEENKFTAYVRVSEAQIQKDWDPIKLTRVIKSISKPIGNQLSSVIDAAFSQAKEEFDTSELEEDDPDSIVTDHHNEYFDYIEEDGNLSLSSDRREELLVTAYSETTIQPDESEYELETRLLRELTQVVEDEEDVDLDHDTLAQRRSGIVDNEESVTDSDSNTSKRNYLEVSFVAVYW; this is encoded by the coding sequence ATGAATCCGGAGGTGGGGAAAACAATGCCTGATATGCCAATGTGGGTCCCCTCTTTCTTGAAATCAGAGGACGAAGATGAAGATGAGTTGCCTCTGCGTGAGTTCATATATCTTGACGAGGTGAGTGTAGTTAGCTTGTTAGCCTCGTTGACGCGGGAAGTGACGGAAGCTCGCACAGATATCGATATGACAGAGAACCGAAAGCGATGGCGGTTTCGACTGAAAGCCGCTCTTTCACATCTCCCGGTTGTTGGGGGCGGAAGTGCGAGCCGTGAGACAGTGAGTGTCGATAGAGATACTGAAGAAGTTGTTCGTCGGTCTCAGATCGAGTCTAAATTCGATGAATTATATGCCGAAACATCTCCCCATCTCCAGTTGACTGAGAAGGATACTAAATCAGGCTTTCCCGCGTCTAATCTCTCTAAAGGAGGTCTCTTGGAGGTAGATGTCGAATTTTCTGGTCATGAGTTATTTCACTACTACAAAGCATTCCAGTATCTGATTGATGTTGCTGAAGACGCTGAATACGAGTTTGATGATCAAGAGAAGCAGGCTATCGAGTTGATGGGCTCACTTTTTGGAGATCAAATTCCCGTCGTTGGTGAATTAGAGAATTATGTATTGGTTGACGGTGCGATTCAAGAGAAAGATGAGAACGTAGATGTTGAAGATGCGGAAAGTATCTGGATTGCTGGTACTCTAGACCCAGAGATGCTTTGGCAAGAGCCTAGCCAATTCTTATATGAGGAAAACAAGTTTACAGCGTACGTTAGAGTGTCAGAAGCGCAGATCCAGAAGGACTGGGATCCAATTAAGCTGACTCGTGTTATCAAGAGTATCTCGAAGCCGATTGGGAATCAATTAAGTTCCGTTATTGATGCTGCATTTTCACAAGCAAAAGAGGAGTTCGATACTTCCGAGTTAGAAGAAGATGATCCAGATAGTATCGTAACGGACCATCATAACGAATATTTTGACTACATTGAGGAAGATGGAAATCTGAGTCTGTCTTCAGATCGCCGTGAAGAGTTACTGGTCACCGCATACAGTGAAACAACAATACAACCGGATGAGTCGGAGTATGAACTTGAAACCCGGTTGCTAAGGGAGCTAACTCAAGTTGTGGAGGACGAGGAAGACGTGGACTTAGACCATGACACACTTGCTCAGCGAAGATCCGGAATAGTCGATAACGAGGAAAGTGTTACAGATTCCGACTCAAACACGTCCAAACGAAATTATCTTGAGGTGAGTTTTGTTGCAGTTTACTGGTGA
- a CDS encoding ATP-binding protein, whose translation MVDNLILTVKDVVEDGNELVVAFGNQNTILVYNDTGEELSPGATVRLDEDQINAVEVIQPDGSDSGNLVGVVKRISSERIIVQTENTHLSVLYPDELDLSVEDTVELDSTSGRILGKIEDIDPPTFDSSNEISDLSRYRTENPDNSFDDIGGLETIKERVKEVVELPLSKSDEFSEIGADPPTGVLFHGQPGTGKTLFARAVADSLEDGTFYNINGPEVLSRWYGESEREIRRIFEDASQRIGPSIIFIDEIESIASSREGAREVNRRIVTQLLTVMDGFDEFEDVIVIAATNRPEDIDQALRRPGRFDREVEFPSELPMEDRVDILETVSEQEEMNVADSVDFTGIAEETEEWTGAELKRLLNDAAVSGVKDSRTTIIPEDLALALRRIERSRRGKKNESGGGENNA comes from the coding sequence ATGGTTGATAATCTAATTCTCACTGTGAAGGATGTCGTTGAAGATGGAAACGAACTGGTTGTCGCATTTGGCAATCAGAACACAATTCTGGTGTACAATGACACAGGGGAAGAACTATCTCCCGGAGCAACGGTGCGGCTTGATGAAGACCAGATTAATGCAGTAGAGGTGATCCAGCCAGATGGATCCGATTCGGGAAACTTAGTCGGTGTCGTCAAGCGAATATCTTCTGAGAGAATAATTGTTCAGACAGAGAATACACACCTCAGCGTGTTGTATCCCGATGAATTGGATCTAAGTGTTGAGGACACTGTTGAGTTGGATTCTACTTCTGGAAGAATACTAGGTAAGATTGAGGATATTGATCCACCCACGTTTGATTCTTCGAACGAAATCTCCGATTTAAGTCGCTACCGAACAGAGAATCCGGACAATTCTTTCGACGATATTGGAGGGTTAGAGACCATCAAGGAGCGAGTTAAAGAGGTGGTCGAATTACCATTGAGCAAAAGCGACGAGTTTAGCGAAATCGGAGCAGATCCACCAACCGGTGTTCTATTCCACGGTCAACCAGGAACAGGTAAGACGCTGTTCGCAAGGGCTGTTGCTGATAGTCTGGAAGACGGAACGTTCTATAATATAAATGGCCCAGAAGTGCTTAGCAGATGGTACGGAGAAAGTGAACGAGAAATTCGGCGGATATTTGAGGATGCTAGTCAGAGAATTGGGCCATCAATAATTTTCATTGACGAAATAGAAAGCATTGCCTCTTCGCGGGAGGGGGCAAGGGAGGTCAACCGTCGAATTGTAACTCAACTGTTGACGGTGATGGATGGGTTCGATGAATTCGAAGATGTAATTGTTATCGCTGCGACAAACCGTCCGGAGGATATTGATCAGGCATTACGCCGTCCGGGTAGATTCGACCGTGAAGTAGAATTCCCTTCTGAGTTACCGATGGAGGACCGGGTTGATATATTAGAAACCGTCTCAGAGCAAGAGGAAATGAATGTCGCAGATTCAGTTGACTTTACCGGAATTGCAGAGGAAACCGAAGAATGGACCGGTGCTGAATTAAAGCGGCTATTGAATGATGCAGCAGTATCGGGTGTAAAGGACAGCCGAACAACGATTATACCAGAAGATTTGGCACTAGCGTTAAGGCGGATCGAGCGATCACGGCGTGGGAAGAAAAATGAATCCGGAGGTGGGGAAAACAATGCCTGA